A portion of the Hypomesus transpacificus isolate Combined female unplaced genomic scaffold, fHypTra1 scaffold_260, whole genome shotgun sequence genome contains these proteins:
- the baiap2b gene encoding brain-specific angiogenesis inhibitor 1-associated protein 2 isoform X1: MVHTEASKMSRTDEVHRITENVYKSIMEQFNPCLRNFVAMGKSYEKALSSVTFAAKGYFDALVRMGEMASESQGSKDLGDVLFQMAEVHRQIQMQLEDMLKSFHNELLTELEKKVELDARYLNAALKKYQTEHKSKGESLEKCQAELKKLRRRSQGSKNPAKYGDKEMQYVEAISGKQSELDSCISEGYKTALSEERRRYCFLVDRQCAVAKNSSAYHSKGKDMLAQKIPMWQQACADPTKLPDRAMLLAHQMTASGGTLGGAHHPSKGNLVISEPIPGAKPLPVPPELAALMAGGQQRLMGAGEGMLNGTTGAHGGEDYQRWMEGKRVQARESPQPHRQGSEVYSNTLPVRKAAPVKSKTALAENRTLPRSSSMAAGLERNGRTRVQAIFSHAAGDNSTLLSFSEGDVITLLVPEARDGWHYGENDRNRMRGWFPFSYTRVIPESNGDKLRVNSSLQHGKSSSTGNLLDREDGALASQEYAMSSRLLAQGAMATHSRQQRPYSVAVPGFPQQRLEEYEGHFPTSSTEGKLISTV; this comes from the exons TCCATCATGGAGCAGTTCAACCCCTGCCTGAGGAACTTTGTGGCCATGGGGAAGAGCTACGAGAAGGCCCTGTCCA GTGTGACATTTGCTGCAAAGGGCTACTTCGACGCTTTGGTGCGGATGGGCGAGATGGCCAGCGAAAGTCAAGGCTCTAAGGATCTTG gGGACGTGCTGTTTCAGATGGCTGAGGTCCACAGGCAGATCCAAATGCAGCTTGAAGACATG CTCAAGTCTTTCCACAACGAGCTGCTGACTGAGCTGGAGAAGAAAGTGGAGTTGGACGCCCGCTATCTGAAC GCGGCGCTGAAGAAGTACCAGACGGAGCACAAGAGCAAAGGGGAGAGTCTGGAGAAGTGCCAGGCTGAGCTGAAGAAGCTACGCAGGAGGAGCCAGGGCAGCAAGAACCCTGCAAAGTACGGAGACAAGGAGAtgcag TATGTGGAGGCCATCAGCGGTAAACAGAGCGAGCTGGACAGCTGCATCTCCGAGGGCTACAAGACAGCGctctctgaggagaggaggaggtactgCTTCCTGGTGGACCGCCAGTGCGCCGTGGCCAAGAACAGCAGCGCCTACCACAGCAAg ggtAAAGACATGCTGGCCCAGAAGATTCCCATGTGGCAGCAGGCCTGTGCTGACCCCACTAAGCTCCCTGACCGTGCCATGCTCCTGGCCCACCAGATGACCGCCTCGGGGGGCACCCTGGGGGGCGCCCACCACCCCTCCAAGGGCAACCTGGTCATTTCGGAGCCCATCCCCGGGGCTAAGCCCCTCCCTGTGCCTCCTGAGCTGGCAGCACTAATGGCAGGTGGTCAACAG AGGCTGatgggagcaggggaggggatgCTGAACGGAACGACCGGTGCCCACGGGGGAGAAGACTACCAGCGCTGGATGGAGGGCAAGCGTGTCCAGGCCAGGGAGTCTCCTCAGCCTCACAGGCAGGGCAGCGAGGTGTACTCCAACACCCTCCCTGTCCGCAAGGCTGCCCCCGTCAAGAGCAAGACCGCCCTGG ctgaGAACCGCACCCTGCCCAGGTCCAGCTCCATGGCGGCTGGCCTGGAGAGGAACGGCCGCACCCGTGTCCAGGCCATCTTCTCGCACGCCGCCGGCGACAACAGCACCCTGCTGAGCTTCTCAGAGGGTGACGTCATCACCCTGCTGGTGCCCGAGGCTCGTGACGGCTGGCACTACGGCGAGAACGACAGGAACAGGAT GCGTGGCTGGTTCCCCTTCTCGTACACCCGGGTGATCCCTGAGAGCAACGGGGACAAACTCAGGGTCAACAG cagtcTGCAGCACGGGAAGAGCAGCAGCACAGGGAACCTCCTGGACAGAGAGGACGGTGCTCTGGCCAGTCAAGAGTACGCCATGTCGTCTCGCCTGCTGGCACAGGGCGCCATGGCAACGCACAGCCGTCAGCAGCGGCCCTACAGCGTGGCAGTGCCGGGGTTCCCACAG CAAAGACTTGAAGAGTATGAGGGCCACTTCCCCACCAG TTCAACAGAGGGCAAATTGATTTCGACAGTGTGA
- the baiap2b gene encoding brain-specific angiogenesis inhibitor 1-associated protein 2 isoform X3: MVHTEASKMSRTDEVHRITENVYKSIMEQFNPCLRNFVAMGKSYEKALSSVTFAAKGYFDALVRMGEMASESQGSKDLGDVLFQMAEVHRQIQMQLEDMLKSFHNELLTELEKKVELDARYLNAALKKYQTEHKSKGESLEKCQAELKKLRRRSQGSKNPAKYGDKEMQYVEAISGKQSELDSCISEGYKTALSEERRRYCFLVDRQCAVAKNSSAYHSKGKDMLAQKIPMWQQACADPTKLPDRAMLLAHQMTASGGTLGGAHHPSKGNLVISEPIPGAKPLPVPPELAALMAGGQQRLMGAGEGMLNGTTGAHGGEDYQRWMEGKRVQARESPQPHRQGSEVYSNTLPVRKAAPVKSKTALAENRTLPRSSSMAAGLERNGRTRVQAIFSHAAGDNSTLLSFSEGDVITLLVPEARDGWHYGENDRNRMRGWFPFSYTRVIPESNGDKLRVNSSLQHGKSSSTGNLLDREDGALASQEYAMSSRLLAQGAMATHSRQQRPYSVAVPGFPQQRLEEYEGHFPTS, encoded by the exons TCCATCATGGAGCAGTTCAACCCCTGCCTGAGGAACTTTGTGGCCATGGGGAAGAGCTACGAGAAGGCCCTGTCCA GTGTGACATTTGCTGCAAAGGGCTACTTCGACGCTTTGGTGCGGATGGGCGAGATGGCCAGCGAAAGTCAAGGCTCTAAGGATCTTG gGGACGTGCTGTTTCAGATGGCTGAGGTCCACAGGCAGATCCAAATGCAGCTTGAAGACATG CTCAAGTCTTTCCACAACGAGCTGCTGACTGAGCTGGAGAAGAAAGTGGAGTTGGACGCCCGCTATCTGAAC GCGGCGCTGAAGAAGTACCAGACGGAGCACAAGAGCAAAGGGGAGAGTCTGGAGAAGTGCCAGGCTGAGCTGAAGAAGCTACGCAGGAGGAGCCAGGGCAGCAAGAACCCTGCAAAGTACGGAGACAAGGAGAtgcag TATGTGGAGGCCATCAGCGGTAAACAGAGCGAGCTGGACAGCTGCATCTCCGAGGGCTACAAGACAGCGctctctgaggagaggaggaggtactgCTTCCTGGTGGACCGCCAGTGCGCCGTGGCCAAGAACAGCAGCGCCTACCACAGCAAg ggtAAAGACATGCTGGCCCAGAAGATTCCCATGTGGCAGCAGGCCTGTGCTGACCCCACTAAGCTCCCTGACCGTGCCATGCTCCTGGCCCACCAGATGACCGCCTCGGGGGGCACCCTGGGGGGCGCCCACCACCCCTCCAAGGGCAACCTGGTCATTTCGGAGCCCATCCCCGGGGCTAAGCCCCTCCCTGTGCCTCCTGAGCTGGCAGCACTAATGGCAGGTGGTCAACAG AGGCTGatgggagcaggggaggggatgCTGAACGGAACGACCGGTGCCCACGGGGGAGAAGACTACCAGCGCTGGATGGAGGGCAAGCGTGTCCAGGCCAGGGAGTCTCCTCAGCCTCACAGGCAGGGCAGCGAGGTGTACTCCAACACCCTCCCTGTCCGCAAGGCTGCCCCCGTCAAGAGCAAGACCGCCCTGG ctgaGAACCGCACCCTGCCCAGGTCCAGCTCCATGGCGGCTGGCCTGGAGAGGAACGGCCGCACCCGTGTCCAGGCCATCTTCTCGCACGCCGCCGGCGACAACAGCACCCTGCTGAGCTTCTCAGAGGGTGACGTCATCACCCTGCTGGTGCCCGAGGCTCGTGACGGCTGGCACTACGGCGAGAACGACAGGAACAGGAT GCGTGGCTGGTTCCCCTTCTCGTACACCCGGGTGATCCCTGAGAGCAACGGGGACAAACTCAGGGTCAACAG cagtcTGCAGCACGGGAAGAGCAGCAGCACAGGGAACCTCCTGGACAGAGAGGACGGTGCTCTGGCCAGTCAAGAGTACGCCATGTCGTCTCGCCTGCTGGCACAGGGCGCCATGGCAACGCACAGCCGTCAGCAGCGGCCCTACAGCGTGGCAGTGCCGGGGTTCCCACAG CAAAGACTTGAAGAGTATGAGGGCCACTTCCCCACCAG TTGA
- the baiap2b gene encoding brain-specific angiogenesis inhibitor 1-associated protein 2 isoform X2 codes for MVHTEASKMSRTDEVHRITENVYKSIMEQFNPCLRNFVAMGKSYEKALSSVTFAAKGYFDALVRMGEMASESQGSKDLGDVLFQMAEVHRQIQMQLEDMLKSFHNELLTELEKKVELDARYLNAALKKYQTEHKSKGESLEKCQAELKKLRRRSQGSKNPAKYGDKEMQYVEAISGKQSELDSCISEGYKTALSEERRRYCFLVDRQCAVAKNSSAYHSKGKDMLAQKIPMWQQACADPTKLPDRAMLLAHQMTASGGTLGGAHHPSKGNLVISEPIPGAKPLPVPPELAALMAGGQQRLMGAGEGMLNGTTGAHGGEDYQRWMEGKRVQARESPQPHRQGSEVYSNTLPVRKAAPVKSKTALAENRTLPRSSSMAAGLERNGRTRVQAIFSHAAGDNSTLLSFSEGDVITLLVPEARDGWHYGENDRNRMRGWFPFSYTRVIPESNGDKLRVNSSLQHGKSSSTGNLLDREDGALASQEYAMSSRLLAQGAMATHSRQQRPYSVAVPGFPQQRLEEYEGHFPTSMGPEFARF; via the exons TCCATCATGGAGCAGTTCAACCCCTGCCTGAGGAACTTTGTGGCCATGGGGAAGAGCTACGAGAAGGCCCTGTCCA GTGTGACATTTGCTGCAAAGGGCTACTTCGACGCTTTGGTGCGGATGGGCGAGATGGCCAGCGAAAGTCAAGGCTCTAAGGATCTTG gGGACGTGCTGTTTCAGATGGCTGAGGTCCACAGGCAGATCCAAATGCAGCTTGAAGACATG CTCAAGTCTTTCCACAACGAGCTGCTGACTGAGCTGGAGAAGAAAGTGGAGTTGGACGCCCGCTATCTGAAC GCGGCGCTGAAGAAGTACCAGACGGAGCACAAGAGCAAAGGGGAGAGTCTGGAGAAGTGCCAGGCTGAGCTGAAGAAGCTACGCAGGAGGAGCCAGGGCAGCAAGAACCCTGCAAAGTACGGAGACAAGGAGAtgcag TATGTGGAGGCCATCAGCGGTAAACAGAGCGAGCTGGACAGCTGCATCTCCGAGGGCTACAAGACAGCGctctctgaggagaggaggaggtactgCTTCCTGGTGGACCGCCAGTGCGCCGTGGCCAAGAACAGCAGCGCCTACCACAGCAAg ggtAAAGACATGCTGGCCCAGAAGATTCCCATGTGGCAGCAGGCCTGTGCTGACCCCACTAAGCTCCCTGACCGTGCCATGCTCCTGGCCCACCAGATGACCGCCTCGGGGGGCACCCTGGGGGGCGCCCACCACCCCTCCAAGGGCAACCTGGTCATTTCGGAGCCCATCCCCGGGGCTAAGCCCCTCCCTGTGCCTCCTGAGCTGGCAGCACTAATGGCAGGTGGTCAACAG AGGCTGatgggagcaggggaggggatgCTGAACGGAACGACCGGTGCCCACGGGGGAGAAGACTACCAGCGCTGGATGGAGGGCAAGCGTGTCCAGGCCAGGGAGTCTCCTCAGCCTCACAGGCAGGGCAGCGAGGTGTACTCCAACACCCTCCCTGTCCGCAAGGCTGCCCCCGTCAAGAGCAAGACCGCCCTGG ctgaGAACCGCACCCTGCCCAGGTCCAGCTCCATGGCGGCTGGCCTGGAGAGGAACGGCCGCACCCGTGTCCAGGCCATCTTCTCGCACGCCGCCGGCGACAACAGCACCCTGCTGAGCTTCTCAGAGGGTGACGTCATCACCCTGCTGGTGCCCGAGGCTCGTGACGGCTGGCACTACGGCGAGAACGACAGGAACAGGAT GCGTGGCTGGTTCCCCTTCTCGTACACCCGGGTGATCCCTGAGAGCAACGGGGACAAACTCAGGGTCAACAG cagtcTGCAGCACGGGAAGAGCAGCAGCACAGGGAACCTCCTGGACAGAGAGGACGGTGCTCTGGCCAGTCAAGAGTACGCCATGTCGTCTCGCCTGCTGGCACAGGGCGCCATGGCAACGCACAGCCGTCAGCAGCGGCCCTACAGCGTGGCAGTGCCGGGGTTCCCACAG CAAAGACTTGAAGAGTATGAGGGCCACTTCCCCACCAG TATGGGGCCTGAGTTTGCCCGCTTTTGA